In Electrophorus electricus isolate fEleEle1 chromosome 1, fEleEle1.pri, whole genome shotgun sequence, a single window of DNA contains:
- the LOC113583262 gene encoding testis-expressed protein 2-like isoform X3 — MTSRQGGHGNQSPLSSALLPASSAPKLHVQRSQSRETITIHFSALGKDDEDEEEELYWPSTPNPSSSEATNNRVITALEASEDLVIEGDAEVKSAENVAAPLDMSSVMSTMSGQQNTTSQEHSLLSSASAFARAEKSPASSSGSTNSSPSKSTSLPSMDKAFLNLRKSLSTEVEPREGVPVHPTLRHRQLVKNLYKSLSTDTAPDAAGSNRPLDSRLNLQLFKPFSQPRASTSDCKTAPSSPLSSPDNRSFSFKVSEVEARIEDTKRRFSEVMSEPLQLISKFIGDEASSIYRPKPVSSSTSELTSLSALGDHLENNNNYSIKEEEGDAEGEGVTPGATEQALFAESKPVKPSPSSVGLDKCSMSALAKQEDEEFCELYSDDFEACADDEAVSQQTEDTKARDHTGFPASRGMDHFIDGEMDLEPAPRTPNKTLLALTVIIYGYFVLPLPIYVSGMLLGVALGFMVAIGVVWLTGPAQPGVANRHRRHRRWNMLHLDVKEPDIFKGWMNEIQNYDPETYHATLTHSVFVRLEGSALRISRPNKNITRRASYSEPKPDVAFVSQKIYDLTDSKVCLVPPGLARKRVFNKKYPICIELAKQNDFMSKADGDRACSEKDDPDCVGKEREPPIIFLFGRTGREKEEWFRRILLASKLKSEAAKKSVSLSSSRSAPLLSHSRSSSRSSLDELLSSQASKRESCGNTRQKPLLEYSTYMANYIRSATRDNLVSSSGEAGESPHDTTALDKKLPGSPVKEEGLVSWVNALIGRILWDFLRERHWADWVSKKIQMKLSKIRLPYFMNELTLTELDMGMCTPRILWASQPSVDHQGVWFDLEISYKGSFLMTLETKMNLSRLGKETEGLGEFGKEGPLDVNYTAKNTTLHPSLAQS; from the exons ATGACCAGCAGGCAGGGTGGCCATGGCAAccagtctcctctctcctcgGCCTTGCTGCCGGCATCTTCCGCCCCAAAACTGCATGTGCAGCGCTCACAGTCCCGGGAGACCATCACTATCCATTTTTCGGCACTGGGCAAGGATGACGAAGACGAGGAAGAGGAACTATACTGGCCAAGCACCCCCAACCCGTCCAGCAGCGAGGCGACGAATAATCGAGTCATAACGGCTTTGGAAGCAAGTGAAGACCTCGTTATTGAGGGGGATGCTGAGGTGAAATCTGCCGAAAATGTTGCGGCACCTCTGGACATGTCCAGCGTGATGTCCACCATGTCTGGTCAACAGAACACTACCAGCCAAGAGCACAGTTTACTCTCCTCTGCCTCAGCCTTTGCTAGAGCAGAGAAGAGTCCAGCCTCCTCGTCAGGTTCCACCAACTCTTCCCCTTCCAAATCCACATCCCTTCCATCCATGGATAAGGCCTTTCTCAACCTTAGGAAGTCTCTGTCCACCGAAGTAGAACCTCGAGAAGGAGTCCCCGTTCATCCTACCTTGCGCCATCGGCAATTGGTAAAGAACCTGTACAAGTCTTTGTCCACGGACACGGCCCCGGACGCCGCGGGGTCCAACCGCCCACTGGACTCGCGTCTCAACCTGCAACTCTTCAAGCCGTTCAGCCAACCGCGGGCCAGCACCAGCGACTGCAAAACGGCTCCGTCTTCTCCACTGTCCTCGCCAGACAACCGCTCCTTCTCCTTCAAGGTATCCGAGGTGGAGGCACGCATCGAGGACACCAAACGGCGTTTTTCGGAAGTCATGTCCGAGCCCTTGCAGCTGATCAGCAAGTTCATCGGGGATGAAGCATCCAGCATCTACAGGCCCAAGCCcgtctcctccagcacctcaGAACTGACCAGTCTCTCGGCCCTGGGCGACCAtctggaaaacaacaacaattacaGCATCAAGGAAGAGGAAGGTGACGCAGAAGGTGAAGGCGTCACACCAGGTGCAACTGAGCAGGCCTTATTTGCTGAAAGCAAGCCTGTCAAACCTTCACCCTCCTCTGTGGGCCTGGACAAGTGCTCCATGTCTGCTCTGGCCAAGCAAGAGGACGAAGAGTTTTGCGAGCTCTACAGTGATGACTTTGAGGCTTGCGCTGACGATGAGGCAGTCTCCCAGCAGACCGAGGACACCAAAGCGAGAGACCACACTGGCTTTCCCGCTAGTCGTGGCATGGACCATTTTATTGACGGAGAGATGGACTTGGAACCTGCGCCCCGTACGCCAAACAAGACTTTGTTAGCGCTGACCGTCATCATCTATGGATACTTTGTGCTGCCTTTGCCTATATATGTTAGTGGGATGTTGCTGGGTGTGGCGCTAGGGTTCATGGTTGCCATTGGTGTAGTGTGGCTGACAGGCCCAGCGCAACCAGGAGTTGCAAATAGACATCGAAGACACCGGAGATGGAACATGCTCCATTTGGATGTTAAAGAGCCAGACATATTCAAG GGCTGGATGAACGAGATTCAGAATTATGACCCGGAAACCTATCACGCGACTCTGACCCACTCCGTGTTCGTGCGGCTGGAGGGCTCGGCCCTGCGAATCTCCCGACCCAACAAAAACATCACCCGCCGGGCGAGCTACAGCGAACCTAAGCCAGATGTCGCCTTCGTTAGTCAGAAAATCTATGACCTTACGGACAGCAAG GTATGCCTGGTGCCTCCAGGCCTTGCCAGAAAGCGGGTGTTTAACAAGAAGTATCCCATATGCATTGAGCTGGCCAAACAGAACGACTTCATGTCAAAAGCGGATGGAGACCGGGCGTGTTCCGAGAAGGACGACCCGGACTGTGTGGGCAAGGAAAGGGAGCCGCCCATCATCTTCCTGTTTGGAaggacaggcagagagaaggaggagtggTTCCGGAGAATTCTGCTCGCCTCCAAGCTCAAATCTGAGGCAGCTAAGAAGTCAGTGAGCCTGTCATCCAGCAGGAGTG ctccacTGCTTTCTCACAGTCGCAGTAGTAGCAGGAGCAGTCTGGACGAGTTGCTGTCGTCGCAGGCGTCTAAGAGAGAGTCGTGTGGGAACACCAGACAGAAGCCTCTCCTGGAATACAGCACCTACATGGCCAATTACATCAGATCGGCTACAAGGGACAACCTCGTCTCCAGCTCTGGGGAGGCTGGGGAGAGCCCGCATGACACCACAGCGCTGGACAaaaag TTACCAGGTAGCCCAGTGAAAGAGGAGGGGCTTGTGTCCTGGGTGAACGCTCTGATTGGCcggatcctgtgggacttcctcAGGGAGCGGCACTGGGCCGACTGGGTGTCCAAGAAGATCCAGATGAAGCTCAGCAAGATCCGG TTGCCTTACTTCATGAACGAACTGACGTTAACAGAGCTTGACATGGGCATGTGCACTCCCAGAATCCTCTGGGCCTCCCAGCCTTCAGTGGACCACCAAG ggGTGTGGTTTGATCTGGAGATATCCTATAAGGGTTCGTTTCTGATGACTCTAGAGACAAAGATGAACCTGTCGCGGCTGGGGAAGGAGACAGAAGGCCTGGGCGAGTTTGGAAAAGAAGG GCCCTTAGATGTAAACTACACCGCAAAAAACACCACACTCCATCCTTCTCTGGCGCAGTCTTG a
- the LOC113583262 gene encoding testis-expressed protein 2-like isoform X2, producing MTSRQGGHGNQSPLSSALLPASSAPKLHVQRSQSRETITIHFSALGKDDEDEEEELYWPSTPNPSSSEATNNRVITALEASEDLVIEGDAEVKSAENVAAPLDMSSVMSTMSGQQNTTSQEHSLLSSASAFARAEKSPASSSGSTNSSPSKSTSLPSMDKAFLNLRKSLSTEVEPREGVPVHPTLRHRQLVKNLYKSLSTDTAPDAAGSNRPLDSRLNLQLFKPFSQPRASTSDCKTAPSSPLSSPDNRSFSFKVSEVEARIEDTKRRFSEVMSEPLQLISKFIGDEASSIYRPKPVSSSTSELTSLSALGDHLENNNNYSIKEEEGDAEGEGVTPGATEQALFAESKPVKPSPSSVGLDKCSMSALAKQEDEEFCELYSDDFEACADDEAVSQQTEDTKARDHTGFPASRGMDHFIDGEMDLEPAPRTPNKTLLALTVIIYGYFVLPLPIYVSGMLLGVALGFMVAIGVVWLTGPAQPGVANRHRRHRRWNMLHLDVKEPDIFKGWMNEIQNYDPETYHATLTHSVFVRLEGSALRISRPNKNITRRASYSEPKPDVAFVSQKIYDLTDSKVCLVPPGLARKRVFNKKYPICIELAKQNDFMSKADGDRACSEKDDPDCVGKEREPPIIFLFGRTGREKEEWFRRILLASKLKSEAAKKSVSLSSSRSAPLLSHSRSSSRSSLDELLSSQASKRESCGNTRQKPLLEYSTYMANYIRSATRDNLVSSSGEAGESPHDTTALDKKLPGSPVKEEGLVSWVNALIGRILWDFLRERHWADWVSKKIQMKLSKIRLPYFMNELTLTELDMGMCTPRILWASQPSVDHQGVWFDLEISYKGSFLMTLETKMNLSRLGKETEGLGEFGKEGPRTYCLADSDEESSSAGSSDEDDGTENVLDKNLLQGAEGYTGVHKPSKIMRFVDKLTKNKYFQKATETEFIKKKMEEVSNTPLLLTVELQECQGTLAVNIPPPPTDRIWYGFRSPPKLELKARPKLGEREVTFAHVTDWIEKKLEQEFQKILVMPNMDDIWLHVMHSATDPRSDTVQTDSRGPASAPDADVPTSEVP from the exons ATGACCAGCAGGCAGGGTGGCCATGGCAAccagtctcctctctcctcgGCCTTGCTGCCGGCATCTTCCGCCCCAAAACTGCATGTGCAGCGCTCACAGTCCCGGGAGACCATCACTATCCATTTTTCGGCACTGGGCAAGGATGACGAAGACGAGGAAGAGGAACTATACTGGCCAAGCACCCCCAACCCGTCCAGCAGCGAGGCGACGAATAATCGAGTCATAACGGCTTTGGAAGCAAGTGAAGACCTCGTTATTGAGGGGGATGCTGAGGTGAAATCTGCCGAAAATGTTGCGGCACCTCTGGACATGTCCAGCGTGATGTCCACCATGTCTGGTCAACAGAACACTACCAGCCAAGAGCACAGTTTACTCTCCTCTGCCTCAGCCTTTGCTAGAGCAGAGAAGAGTCCAGCCTCCTCGTCAGGTTCCACCAACTCTTCCCCTTCCAAATCCACATCCCTTCCATCCATGGATAAGGCCTTTCTCAACCTTAGGAAGTCTCTGTCCACCGAAGTAGAACCTCGAGAAGGAGTCCCCGTTCATCCTACCTTGCGCCATCGGCAATTGGTAAAGAACCTGTACAAGTCTTTGTCCACGGACACGGCCCCGGACGCCGCGGGGTCCAACCGCCCACTGGACTCGCGTCTCAACCTGCAACTCTTCAAGCCGTTCAGCCAACCGCGGGCCAGCACCAGCGACTGCAAAACGGCTCCGTCTTCTCCACTGTCCTCGCCAGACAACCGCTCCTTCTCCTTCAAGGTATCCGAGGTGGAGGCACGCATCGAGGACACCAAACGGCGTTTTTCGGAAGTCATGTCCGAGCCCTTGCAGCTGATCAGCAAGTTCATCGGGGATGAAGCATCCAGCATCTACAGGCCCAAGCCcgtctcctccagcacctcaGAACTGACCAGTCTCTCGGCCCTGGGCGACCAtctggaaaacaacaacaattacaGCATCAAGGAAGAGGAAGGTGACGCAGAAGGTGAAGGCGTCACACCAGGTGCAACTGAGCAGGCCTTATTTGCTGAAAGCAAGCCTGTCAAACCTTCACCCTCCTCTGTGGGCCTGGACAAGTGCTCCATGTCTGCTCTGGCCAAGCAAGAGGACGAAGAGTTTTGCGAGCTCTACAGTGATGACTTTGAGGCTTGCGCTGACGATGAGGCAGTCTCCCAGCAGACCGAGGACACCAAAGCGAGAGACCACACTGGCTTTCCCGCTAGTCGTGGCATGGACCATTTTATTGACGGAGAGATGGACTTGGAACCTGCGCCCCGTACGCCAAACAAGACTTTGTTAGCGCTGACCGTCATCATCTATGGATACTTTGTGCTGCCTTTGCCTATATATGTTAGTGGGATGTTGCTGGGTGTGGCGCTAGGGTTCATGGTTGCCATTGGTGTAGTGTGGCTGACAGGCCCAGCGCAACCAGGAGTTGCAAATAGACATCGAAGACACCGGAGATGGAACATGCTCCATTTGGATGTTAAAGAGCCAGACATATTCAAG GGCTGGATGAACGAGATTCAGAATTATGACCCGGAAACCTATCACGCGACTCTGACCCACTCCGTGTTCGTGCGGCTGGAGGGCTCGGCCCTGCGAATCTCCCGACCCAACAAAAACATCACCCGCCGGGCGAGCTACAGCGAACCTAAGCCAGATGTCGCCTTCGTTAGTCAGAAAATCTATGACCTTACGGACAGCAAG GTATGCCTGGTGCCTCCAGGCCTTGCCAGAAAGCGGGTGTTTAACAAGAAGTATCCCATATGCATTGAGCTGGCCAAACAGAACGACTTCATGTCAAAAGCGGATGGAGACCGGGCGTGTTCCGAGAAGGACGACCCGGACTGTGTGGGCAAGGAAAGGGAGCCGCCCATCATCTTCCTGTTTGGAaggacaggcagagagaaggaggagtggTTCCGGAGAATTCTGCTCGCCTCCAAGCTCAAATCTGAGGCAGCTAAGAAGTCAGTGAGCCTGTCATCCAGCAGGAGTG ctccacTGCTTTCTCACAGTCGCAGTAGTAGCAGGAGCAGTCTGGACGAGTTGCTGTCGTCGCAGGCGTCTAAGAGAGAGTCGTGTGGGAACACCAGACAGAAGCCTCTCCTGGAATACAGCACCTACATGGCCAATTACATCAGATCGGCTACAAGGGACAACCTCGTCTCCAGCTCTGGGGAGGCTGGGGAGAGCCCGCATGACACCACAGCGCTGGACAaaaag TTACCAGGTAGCCCAGTGAAAGAGGAGGGGCTTGTGTCCTGGGTGAACGCTCTGATTGGCcggatcctgtgggacttcctcAGGGAGCGGCACTGGGCCGACTGGGTGTCCAAGAAGATCCAGATGAAGCTCAGCAAGATCCGG TTGCCTTACTTCATGAACGAACTGACGTTAACAGAGCTTGACATGGGCATGTGCACTCCCAGAATCCTCTGGGCCTCCCAGCCTTCAGTGGACCACCAAG ggGTGTGGTTTGATCTGGAGATATCCTATAAGGGTTCGTTTCTGATGACTCTAGAGACAAAGATGAACCTGTCGCGGCTGGGGAAGGAGACAGAAGGCCTGGGCGAGTTTGGAAAAGAAGG GCCGCGCACCTATTGCCTTGCTGACAGTGATGAGGAGTCATCCAGTGCTGGCTCCTCTGATGAAGATGATGGGACAGAGAATGTTTTGGATAAAAACCTTCTCCAGGGTGCAGAGGG GTACACCGGAGTCCACAAGCCAAGCAAGATCATGAGATTCGTGGACAAATTAACCAAGAACAAATACTTCCAGAAGGCCACTGAGACAGAGTTCATTAAGAAGAAGATGGAGGAAGTGTCCAACACGCCACTTCTGCTCACCGTAGAGCTTCAAGAGTGCCAGGGAACACTAGCTGTCAACATCCCCCCTCCTCCTACTGACAGGATATG GTACGGCTTCCGCAGTCCACCAAAGCTCGAGCTCAAGGCTCGCCCCAagctgggagagagggaggtgacATTCGCACACGTGACGGACTGGATTGAAAAGAAACTGGAGCAGGAGTTCCAG AAAATCCTCGTCATGCCAAACATGGATGATATCTGGCTCCATGTCATGCACTCCGCCACAGACCCGCGATCCGACACAGTGCAAACGGACAGCAGGGGGCCTGCTAGTGCCCCTGATGCAGATGTGCCCACCTCCGAGGTCCCGTGA
- the LOC113583262 gene encoding testis-expressed protein 2-like isoform X1 yields MTSRQGGHGNQSPLSSALLPASSAPKLHVQRSQSRETITIHFSALGKDDEDEEEELYWPSTPNPSSSEATNNRVITALEASEDLVIEGDAEVKSAENVAAPLDMSSVMSTMSGQQNTTSQEHSLLSSASAFARAEKSPASSSGSTNSSPSKSTSLPSMDKAFLNLRKSLSTEVEPREGVPVHPTLRHRQLVKNLYKSLSTDTAPDAAGSNRPLDSRLNLQLFKPFSQPRASTSDCKTAPSSPLSSPDNRSFSFKVSEVEARIEDTKRRFSEVMSEPLQLISKFIGDEASSIYRPKPVSSSTSELTSLSALGDHLENNNNYSIKEEEGDAEGEGVTPGATEQALFAESKPVKPSPSSVGLDKCSMSALAKQEDEEFCELYSDDFEACADDEAVSQQTEDTKARDHTGFPASRGMDHFIDGEMDLEPAPRTPNKTLLALTVIIYGYFVLPLPIYVSGMLLGVALGFMVAIGVVWLTGPAQPGVANRHRRHRRWNMLHLDVKEPDIFKGWMNEIQNYDPETYHATLTHSVFVRLEGSALRISRPNKNITRRASYSEPKPDVAFVSQKIYDLTDSKVCLVPPGLARKRVFNKKYPICIELAKQNDFMSKADGDRACSEKDDPDCVGKEREPPIIFLFGRTGREKEEWFRRILLASKLKSEAAKKSVSLSSSRSAPLLSHSRSSSRSSLDELLSSQASKRESCGNTRQKPLLEYSTYMANYIRSATRDNLVSSSGEAGESPHDTTALDKKLPGSPVKEEGLVSWVNALIGRILWDFLRERHWADWVSKKIQMKLSKIRLPYFMNELTLTELDMGMCTPRILWASQPSVDHQGVWFDLEISYKGSFLMTLETKMNLSRLGKETEGLGEFGKEGHRPRTYCLADSDEESSSAGSSDEDDGTENVLDKNLLQGAEGYTGVHKPSKIMRFVDKLTKNKYFQKATETEFIKKKMEEVSNTPLLLTVELQECQGTLAVNIPPPPTDRIWYGFRSPPKLELKARPKLGEREVTFAHVTDWIEKKLEQEFQKILVMPNMDDIWLHVMHSATDPRSDTVQTDSRGPASAPDADVPTSEVP; encoded by the exons ATGACCAGCAGGCAGGGTGGCCATGGCAAccagtctcctctctcctcgGCCTTGCTGCCGGCATCTTCCGCCCCAAAACTGCATGTGCAGCGCTCACAGTCCCGGGAGACCATCACTATCCATTTTTCGGCACTGGGCAAGGATGACGAAGACGAGGAAGAGGAACTATACTGGCCAAGCACCCCCAACCCGTCCAGCAGCGAGGCGACGAATAATCGAGTCATAACGGCTTTGGAAGCAAGTGAAGACCTCGTTATTGAGGGGGATGCTGAGGTGAAATCTGCCGAAAATGTTGCGGCACCTCTGGACATGTCCAGCGTGATGTCCACCATGTCTGGTCAACAGAACACTACCAGCCAAGAGCACAGTTTACTCTCCTCTGCCTCAGCCTTTGCTAGAGCAGAGAAGAGTCCAGCCTCCTCGTCAGGTTCCACCAACTCTTCCCCTTCCAAATCCACATCCCTTCCATCCATGGATAAGGCCTTTCTCAACCTTAGGAAGTCTCTGTCCACCGAAGTAGAACCTCGAGAAGGAGTCCCCGTTCATCCTACCTTGCGCCATCGGCAATTGGTAAAGAACCTGTACAAGTCTTTGTCCACGGACACGGCCCCGGACGCCGCGGGGTCCAACCGCCCACTGGACTCGCGTCTCAACCTGCAACTCTTCAAGCCGTTCAGCCAACCGCGGGCCAGCACCAGCGACTGCAAAACGGCTCCGTCTTCTCCACTGTCCTCGCCAGACAACCGCTCCTTCTCCTTCAAGGTATCCGAGGTGGAGGCACGCATCGAGGACACCAAACGGCGTTTTTCGGAAGTCATGTCCGAGCCCTTGCAGCTGATCAGCAAGTTCATCGGGGATGAAGCATCCAGCATCTACAGGCCCAAGCCcgtctcctccagcacctcaGAACTGACCAGTCTCTCGGCCCTGGGCGACCAtctggaaaacaacaacaattacaGCATCAAGGAAGAGGAAGGTGACGCAGAAGGTGAAGGCGTCACACCAGGTGCAACTGAGCAGGCCTTATTTGCTGAAAGCAAGCCTGTCAAACCTTCACCCTCCTCTGTGGGCCTGGACAAGTGCTCCATGTCTGCTCTGGCCAAGCAAGAGGACGAAGAGTTTTGCGAGCTCTACAGTGATGACTTTGAGGCTTGCGCTGACGATGAGGCAGTCTCCCAGCAGACCGAGGACACCAAAGCGAGAGACCACACTGGCTTTCCCGCTAGTCGTGGCATGGACCATTTTATTGACGGAGAGATGGACTTGGAACCTGCGCCCCGTACGCCAAACAAGACTTTGTTAGCGCTGACCGTCATCATCTATGGATACTTTGTGCTGCCTTTGCCTATATATGTTAGTGGGATGTTGCTGGGTGTGGCGCTAGGGTTCATGGTTGCCATTGGTGTAGTGTGGCTGACAGGCCCAGCGCAACCAGGAGTTGCAAATAGACATCGAAGACACCGGAGATGGAACATGCTCCATTTGGATGTTAAAGAGCCAGACATATTCAAG GGCTGGATGAACGAGATTCAGAATTATGACCCGGAAACCTATCACGCGACTCTGACCCACTCCGTGTTCGTGCGGCTGGAGGGCTCGGCCCTGCGAATCTCCCGACCCAACAAAAACATCACCCGCCGGGCGAGCTACAGCGAACCTAAGCCAGATGTCGCCTTCGTTAGTCAGAAAATCTATGACCTTACGGACAGCAAG GTATGCCTGGTGCCTCCAGGCCTTGCCAGAAAGCGGGTGTTTAACAAGAAGTATCCCATATGCATTGAGCTGGCCAAACAGAACGACTTCATGTCAAAAGCGGATGGAGACCGGGCGTGTTCCGAGAAGGACGACCCGGACTGTGTGGGCAAGGAAAGGGAGCCGCCCATCATCTTCCTGTTTGGAaggacaggcagagagaaggaggagtggTTCCGGAGAATTCTGCTCGCCTCCAAGCTCAAATCTGAGGCAGCTAAGAAGTCAGTGAGCCTGTCATCCAGCAGGAGTG ctccacTGCTTTCTCACAGTCGCAGTAGTAGCAGGAGCAGTCTGGACGAGTTGCTGTCGTCGCAGGCGTCTAAGAGAGAGTCGTGTGGGAACACCAGACAGAAGCCTCTCCTGGAATACAGCACCTACATGGCCAATTACATCAGATCGGCTACAAGGGACAACCTCGTCTCCAGCTCTGGGGAGGCTGGGGAGAGCCCGCATGACACCACAGCGCTGGACAaaaag TTACCAGGTAGCCCAGTGAAAGAGGAGGGGCTTGTGTCCTGGGTGAACGCTCTGATTGGCcggatcctgtgggacttcctcAGGGAGCGGCACTGGGCCGACTGGGTGTCCAAGAAGATCCAGATGAAGCTCAGCAAGATCCGG TTGCCTTACTTCATGAACGAACTGACGTTAACAGAGCTTGACATGGGCATGTGCACTCCCAGAATCCTCTGGGCCTCCCAGCCTTCAGTGGACCACCAAG ggGTGTGGTTTGATCTGGAGATATCCTATAAGGGTTCGTTTCTGATGACTCTAGAGACAAAGATGAACCTGTCGCGGCTGGGGAAGGAGACAGAAGGCCTGGGCGAGTTTGGAAAAGAAGG aCACAGGCCGCGCACCTATTGCCTTGCTGACAGTGATGAGGAGTCATCCAGTGCTGGCTCCTCTGATGAAGATGATGGGACAGAGAATGTTTTGGATAAAAACCTTCTCCAGGGTGCAGAGGG GTACACCGGAGTCCACAAGCCAAGCAAGATCATGAGATTCGTGGACAAATTAACCAAGAACAAATACTTCCAGAAGGCCACTGAGACAGAGTTCATTAAGAAGAAGATGGAGGAAGTGTCCAACACGCCACTTCTGCTCACCGTAGAGCTTCAAGAGTGCCAGGGAACACTAGCTGTCAACATCCCCCCTCCTCCTACTGACAGGATATG GTACGGCTTCCGCAGTCCACCAAAGCTCGAGCTCAAGGCTCGCCCCAagctgggagagagggaggtgacATTCGCACACGTGACGGACTGGATTGAAAAGAAACTGGAGCAGGAGTTCCAG AAAATCCTCGTCATGCCAAACATGGATGATATCTGGCTCCATGTCATGCACTCCGCCACAGACCCGCGATCCGACACAGTGCAAACGGACAGCAGGGGGCCTGCTAGTGCCCCTGATGCAGATGTGCCCACCTCCGAGGTCCCGTGA